The Montipora capricornis isolate CH-2021 chromosome 3, ASM3666992v2, whole genome shotgun sequence genome window below encodes:
- the LOC138040133 gene encoding uncharacterized protein has product MQLFEACPLCTELATAEISKIIGTQIHVTQKCTTCSYSRVWRSQPNILRIPAGNLLLSATILYSGSMVSQTLRMLKILKVQCFSRQTFHKHQKNYLIPVVVKMWKQEQDKVIASLSNLEGGLVLSGDGRSDSLGNCTKYGAFTVNEQRVNKELDVQLVQSNEVRNSLWCEHKELLRMVRFLASKNLQLEVIITDRNCQNAAYIRNHVKPNGTTHYYDIWHIAKCIGKKIDALAKQKDCEDAGLWRKSIVNHLYWIAVAAPEGNGEMGEAMWKSVTNNIRDVHDGHGELYPECAHGPLDEDERDKEWLQPSSKVCEKLTDILLSKPLLKDIKMISPRYQTSSLEALHSLNIIFAPKHTAFAFLAMYARLLLAALHYNENISQLQAVTKDGRPCYSIRFPKYKKGEYSVRKEKTSPTYDYTEVLIDVLVHDYEEDQQSLKNSIQDLRESIPGPLSAAFEKPCKETAVEQFGGFNPVYEDPKSAGNVPRILLTTQDGSATLTFFPR; this is encoded by the exons ATGCAGTTGTTTGAGGCTTGCCCACTTTGTACTGAGCTCGCCACTGCGGAGATATCAAAAATCATAGGGACTCAGATCCATGTCACCCAAAAGTGCACGACCTGCAGCTATTCCAGAGTTTGGAGAAGCCAGCCCAACATACTGAGAATACCTGCTGGGAATCTCTTACTGTCTGCGACCATTCTTTACTCTGGAAGCATGGTATCCCAGACACTTCGAATGTTAAAGATTCTGAAGGTGCAGTGTTTTAGTCGTCAGACCTTCCACAAGCACCAAAAAAACTATCTAATACCTGTCGTGGTGAAAATGTGGAAGCAGGAGCAGGACAAAGTTATTGCTAGCCTGTCCAATCTTGAGGGAGGGCTGGTGCTTTCTGGGGATGGCCGCTCAGATAGCCTGGGTAACTGCACGAAGTATGGGGCGTTTACAGTCAATGAACAGCGGGTAAACAAGGAATTGGATGTTCAACTTGTTCAA tcTAACGAGGTACGAAACAGTTTGTGGTGTGAGCACAAGGAACTATTGCGTATGGTGCGTTTTTTGGCCAGCAAAAATCTTCAACTAGAGGTCATCATAACCGACAGAAATTGCCAAAATGCTGCCTACATAAGAAACCACGTGAAACCAAATGGAACAACTCATTATTATGATATCTGGCATATTGCTAAAT GTATTGGGAAAAAAATCGACGCACTAGCCAAACAAAAAGACTGTGAAGACGCTGGCCTGTGGAGGAAGTCAATAGTCAACCACTTATATTGGATAGCTGTTGCTGCTCCAGAGGGAAATGGGGAAATGGGGGAGGCTATGTGGAAGTCAGTGACTAACAACATCCGAGATGTTCATGACGGGCACGGTGAACTCTATCCAGAATGCGCTCACGGGCCTTTGGATGAAGATGAGAGGGATAAGGAGTGGTTACAGCCAT CATCGAAGGTGTGTGAAAAACTTACAGACATCCTCTTAAGCAAGCCTCTATTGAAAGACATCAAGATGATATCACCTCGTTATCAGACGTCTTCCCTTGAGGCTCTTCACAGCCTGAACATTATTTTTGCACCCAAGCATACTGCTTTTGCGTTCTTGGCCATGTATGCCCG ACTGCTCTTAGCTGCCCTTCACTACAATGAAAACATTAGCCAGTTACAGGCTGTGACAAAGGACGGTAGACCGTGCTATTCCATCAGGTTCCCAAAGTATAAAAAGGGGGAGTATTCAGTACGCAAGGAGAAAACTTCCCCCACTTACG ACTACACGGAAGTTCTAATTGATGTGCTGGTGCATGATTATGAAGAGGACCAGCAGTCATTGAAGAACTCCATCCAGGACCTTCGAGAAAGCATTCCTGGGCCACTTTCTGCCGCCTTTGAAAAACCCTGTAAAGAAACAGCAGTGGAGCA GTTTGGTGGCTTTAACCCTGTGTACGAAGATCCAAAGTCTGCAGGGAATGTGCCGCGAATCTTGTTGACCACGCAGGATGGAAGCGCGACCCTCACATTCTTCCCAAGATAG
- the LOC138040134 gene encoding uncharacterized protein: protein MPTKDNSILKFNNFHKQLPVPFVIYADFEAITVKIHGCQPNNNKSFTEAYQKHTDCGYGYKVVCCYDDKYTKPVKIYRGEKAVYKFMEAMLEEVKYCKNVMKKEFTKPLTMTEDDEEKFQKADKCHICEKGYNKTDVRVRDHCHITGQYRGSSHQDCNLNFRITDKIPVIFHNLRGYDSHFIMQEIGETVKKHTYTNKKGEKCQMNINAIPNNMEKYMAFMLGNHLTFIDSFQFMSSSLDKLVSNLPKESLKYTSQKFKGEKLDLMSQKGVYPYDFMDSFDKFNEKLPPKEEFYSILNDEDITDDLKNMGEYHDLYLKSDILLLADVFENFRRTCLEYYKLDPCHYFSSPGLSWDSMLKMTNIKLELMTDIDMFQFIEKGMRGGISYIANRYGKSNNKYMKTYDEKAPSKYILYLDANNLYGWAMSQYLPTGGFKWMTKNHIDKIDLAKYTEDSNKGLILEVDLAYPEELHDLHNDYPLGPEKIKVNKDMLSNYCQEIADKFNVSTGLVHKLIPTLSNKEKYVLHYRNLQLYTDLGLKITKVHRVLEFNQSAWLKQYIDFNTEKRTNAKNAFEKDFFKLMNNSVFGKTMENIRKRVDVRLVTDENKLLKMAAKPTYVSSKIFNENLVAVHKIKETLTLNRPAYVGMCILDLRKTLMYDFHYNYIKQKYGIKAKLLFTDTDSLTYEIETEDVYRDFWNDKDKFDNSDYPENSPCYDNTNKKVIGKFKDECQSIPVAEFIGLRSKMYSYIKDNSQNNKTAKGIKKNIIKKNITHENYKNVLFNNEQMHHTMKTIRSNLHQLGSYELNKVSLSCFDDKRYIDDNGVTSYAYGHYKI from the coding sequence atgccaacaaaagacaacagcatattaaaattcaataatttccataaacaactaCCAGTACCATTCGTCATTTATGCAGATTTTGAGGCTATTACTGTAAAAATACATGGTTGTCAACCCAATAATAACAAATCATTTACTGAAGCTTACCAGAAGCATacagactgtggttatggatacaaggttgtttgttgttatgatgataaatacacaaaaccagTAAAAATCTACAGAGGTGAAAAAGCcgtttacaaatttatggaagctatGCTAGAGGAAGTCAAATATTGTAAGAATGTTATGAAAAAAGAATTCACTAAACCATTAACAATGactgaagatgatgaagaaaaattccaaaaagctgATAAATGTCACATATGTGAGAAAGGATATAATAAAACCGATGTAAGAGTCAGAGATCACTGTCATATCACTGGTCAGTACAGAGGATCCTCTCATCAAGATTGTAATCTTAACTTTCGAATAACTGACAAAATTCCAGTAATATTTCATAATTTGAGAGGTTATGATTCACATTTCATAATGCAAGAGATCGGTGAAACAGTCAAGAAGCATACATATACAAACAAGAAAGGTGAAAAGTGCCAAATGAACATCAATGCAATTCCCAATAACATGGAGAAATATATGGCTTTCATGTTGGGTAATCATCTGACCTTcattgatagttttcaatttatgagCTCAAGTCTTGATAAACTAGTTAGCAACCTACCAAAAGAATCATTAAAATATACatctcaaaaattcaaaggtgAAAAACTTGATTTAATGTCACAAAAAGGAGTATATCCATACGACTTCATGGACAGTTTtgataaattcaatgaaaagctaccaccaaaagaagaattttacagtatattaAATGATGAGGATATAACAGATGATCTGAAAAATATGGGTGAGTACCATGACTTATATCTTAAATCCGACATACTTCTGTTAGCAGATGTGTTTGAAAACTTTAGGAGAACATGCTTAGAATACTATAAACTAGATCCATGTCATTACTTCAGTAGTCCTGGTCTTAGTTGGGATAGTATGTTAAAAATGACCAACATTAAATTAGAGCTTATGACtgatattgatatgtttcaattcattgaaaaaggCATGCGTGGAGGTATCAGTTACATAGCCAACCGATACGGAAAGTcgaataataaatacatgaaaacatatgatgaAAAGGCGCCCTCAAAATATATCTTGTATCTAGATGCTAACAATCTGTATGGTTGGGCAATGAGCCAATATTTACCAACTGGCGGTTTCAAATGGATGACTAAAAACCATATTGATAAGATAGACTTAGCCAAGTACACAGAAGATAGCAATAAAGGTTTAATACTAGAAGTCGACCTAGCATATCCAGAAGAACTAcatgatttgcataatgactaCCCTCTGGgacctgaaaaaataaaagtcaaCAAAGATATGCTTTCTAATTATTGTCAAGAAATAGCCGATAAATTTAATGTATCAACTGGTTTAGTTCATAAACTGATACCTACattaagcaataaagaaaagtacgtTCTTCATTACAGaaacctacaattgtacactgatcttggtttgaaaataactaaagTCCATCGAGTACTAGAGTTCAATCAGTCCGCATGGTTGAAGCAATATATTGACTTTAATACtgagaaaagaactaatgcTAAAAATGCTTTCGAGAAAGATTTCTTCAAACTAATGAACAACAGCGtctttggtaaaacaatggaaaacattagaaaaagagtagatgtcagattagtgactgatgaaaacaaactattaaaaatggctgctaaaccaacatatgttagcagcaagatctttaatgaaaatttagtaGCTGTTCATAagatcaaagaaacactaaccttaaacagaccggcatatgtgggtatgtgtatcTTAGATCTACGCAAGAcgttaatgtatgattttcattataattatatcaaacaaaaatacggtatcaaagcaaaattattattcacagacacagatAGTCTTACATATGAAATTGAAACCGAAGACGTCTATAGGGATTTCTGgaatgataaagacaaattcgataACAGCGACTACCCTGAAAACAGTCCATGCTATGATAACACTAATAAGAAAGTAATCGGCAAATTCAAAGATGAATGCCAAAGCATTCCAGTAGCTGAATTCATCGGATTGAGAtcgaaaatgtattcatatatcAAGGATAATagtcaaaataataaaacagcaaagggaatcaaaaagaatatcatcaaaaagaacatcactcatgaaaattataaaaacgtacTGTTTAATAATGAACAAATGCATCACACAATGAAAACGATTAGAAGCAActtacatcaacttggaagctatgagtTGAATAAAGTGTCATTATCTTGCTTCGATGACAAGCGGTACATTGACGATAATGGTGTGACAAGTTATGCATACGGTcactataaaatataa
- the LOC138040132 gene encoding THAP domain-containing protein 1 B-like, whose protein sequence is MVKRCVVQFCSNSNKTRHSTYKFPDDLNLRRQWTVQVKRADFKGPTKHSIICSAHFTPDCFENPYMQEMGFKKKRDLLPIAVQTIQPQPPVQQPVESAKRKRTMVSEERQPLAGTSGKKPRTSRALKKLEVNRLVKDYDKATSSACVTAPLTPELEPAPEECVRNEMTALLSDDLMEPPPASTTGPRFKDMAIQCKIDWEFLNIERKAIESVGTSSKN, encoded by the exons ATGGTAAAGCGGTGTGTTGTTCAGTTTTGTAGCAACTCAAACAAAACCAGGCATTCTACATATAAGTTTCCAGACGATTTGAATTTAAGGCGACAGTGGACTGTACAAGTTAAGCGAGCTGATTTTAAAGGACCGACAAAACACTCTATAATTTGTAGCGCTCACTTTACACCCGACTGCTTTGAGAACCCCTACATGCAAGAAATGGGCTTTAAAAAAAAGAGGGATTTGCTCCCAATTGCTGTACAGACAATTCAGCCACAACCGCCAGTACAGCAGCCAGTGGAGTCCGCAAAGCGTAAACGGACTATGGTAAGCGAAGAGAGGCAACCTTTAGCGGGCACTTCTGGTAAAAAGCCACGAACGAGCAGAGCCCTTAAAAAACTGGAAGTTAATAGG TTGGTGAAGGATTATGATAAAGCGACTTCATCCGCTTGCGTAACAGCACCTTTAACGCCAGAACTTGAACCGGCACCCGAAGAATGTGTCAGAAACGAAATGACGGCCCTCTTGTCTGATGACTTGATGGAACCTCCACCTGCTTCAACGACAGGACCACGGTTCAAGGATATGGCAATTCAATGCAAAATTGATTGGGAATTCTTGAACATTGAACGAAAGGCTATAGAAAGTGTGGGTACGTCCAGTAAGAATTAG